In a single window of the Aridibaculum aurantiacum genome:
- a CDS encoding D-glycero-alpha-D-manno-heptose-1,7-bisphosphate 7-phosphatase — translation MTDILKSIEKDWTLFIDRDGVINHEKKEDYILNWSEFRFYDGVTEAMQILSSTFPTIIMVTNQRGIGKGLMTEDDLHTIHSEMASTITNASGRIDKIYFCSALDNECFERKPNPGMAHLAKKDFPHIDFSKSIMIGNKLSDMQFGRNAGMYTIYVDTTNPEVPSPHPSIDLRYPNLYEAAKAIQAALTES, via the coding sequence ATGACAGACATATTAAAAAGTATAGAGAAAGATTGGACATTGTTCATTGACCGTGATGGAGTTATCAACCACGAAAAAAAGGAAGATTACATACTCAACTGGAGCGAGTTCAGGTTTTATGATGGAGTTACTGAAGCCATGCAAATTTTATCTTCTACTTTCCCTACCATCATAATGGTAACCAACCAGCGAGGTATAGGCAAAGGGCTGATGACAGAAGATGACCTTCATACCATCCATTCAGAAATGGCAAGCACCATTACCAACGCATCCGGAAGAATAGACAAAATCTATTTCTGTTCAGCTTTGGATAATGAATGTTTTGAGCGCAAGCCGAATCCTGGCATGGCACATCTTGCCAAAAAAGATTTCCCTCATATTGATTTCTCAAAAAGCATCATGATTGGAAACAAGCTCAGCGATATGCAGTTTGGACGGAACGCCGGCATGTATACGATTTATGTAGACACTACGAATCCGGAGGTTCCATCACCGCATCCTTCCATTGATCTGCGGTATCCAAACCTATATGAAGCAGCAAAGGCCATTCAGGCGGCATTAACAGAATCATAA
- a CDS encoding DUF4199 domain-containing protein gives MEPKVTTPVAKGLIIALVLIVLSLVLHLLGESMNRALGSIQYLIIIAGIIWGCINYANQMNNNVTFGNIFAHGFKITAVVTVLMVVYTAIAVKVLFPEIVDIALDETVRELEKREMSDEQIEQTVEMTRKFFFPFAIAGIVFFFVVVGLISSLIGAGVAKKNPQSPFQNG, from the coding sequence ATGGAACCAAAAGTAACTACCCCCGTTGCAAAAGGATTGATCATTGCACTTGTGCTAATTGTGCTAAGCCTTGTTCTACATCTGTTAGGCGAAAGCATGAATAGAGCTTTAGGTTCTATACAATACCTGATAATTATTGCGGGCATTATCTGGGGCTGTATCAATTACGCAAACCAAATGAATAACAATGTAACGTTTGGGAACATATTTGCTCATGGCTTCAAGATTACAGCTGTAGTAACTGTGCTTATGGTTGTTTATACCGCTATTGCTGTAAAAGTTTTATTTCCTGAGATCGTTGATATTGCACTGGACGAAACAGTAAGGGAATTAGAAAAAAGAGAGATGAGTGATGAGCAGATAGAACAAACTGTAGAGATGACCAGGAAATTCTTTTTTCCTTTTGCAATTGCAGGTATCGTGTTCTTTTTCGTGGTAGTTGGATTGATCTCATCTTTAATTGGTGCAGGAGTTGCCAAAAAGAACCCACAGTCACCTTTTCAAAACGGCTAA
- the lepA gene encoding translation elongation factor 4, whose product MKNIRNFCIIAHIDHGKSTLADRLLEFTKTISDRDMQAQVLDDMDLEREKGITIKSHAIQISYPRHGQTYILNLIDTPGHVDFSYEVSRALAACEGALLLVDASQGIQAQTISNLYLAIENDLEIIPVINKIDMEGANIEVTQDQIIDLIGCKKEDILLASGKSGIGIQEILDAIIERIPAPKGDTEAPLQALIFDSVFNSFRGIIIYYRIMNGVLKKGDKIRFASTGQDYFADEVGVLKLTMTPKDEVRAGDVGYVITGIKVAKEVKVGDTVTLANNPAEMIKGFEEVKPMVFAGIFPVETDAFEELRDCMDKLQLNDASLTFELETSQALGFGFRCGFLGMLHMEIIQERLEREFNQTVITTVPNVSFIAHTSKGEKIVVNNPTEMPDPTKLDMIEEPFIRAHIVTMSDYIGNIMTLCLGKRGILINQSYLTPTRVELIFEMPLTEIVFDFYDKLKSQTRGYASFDYHPIGYRESDIVKMDILLNGDKVDALSALIHRSRSHDFGRKLCEKLKDLVPKQQFQIAIQAAIGAKIVARENISAMRKDVTAKCYGGDISRKRKLLEKQKEGKKRMKQIGNVEVPQEAFLAVLKLD is encoded by the coding sequence ATGAAGAATATCAGGAATTTCTGCATTATTGCCCACATCGACCACGGTAAAAGCACATTGGCCGACAGGCTTCTAGAGTTTACAAAAACCATCAGCGACCGCGACATGCAGGCGCAGGTGCTCGACGATATGGACCTTGAACGTGAAAAAGGAATCACGATCAAGAGCCATGCTATCCAGATCAGCTATCCCCGCCACGGACAGACTTACATTCTTAACCTGATCGATACTCCCGGCCACGTGGATTTTAGCTACGAGGTAAGCCGTGCACTGGCAGCCTGCGAAGGCGCTTTGCTATTGGTGGATGCATCGCAGGGTATCCAGGCTCAAACTATTTCCAATTTATACCTAGCCATTGAAAACGATCTTGAGATCATCCCGGTGATCAATAAGATTGATATGGAAGGTGCTAACATAGAAGTAACCCAAGACCAGATAATCGATCTTATTGGTTGTAAGAAAGAAGATATTTTACTTGCCAGCGGTAAAAGTGGAATTGGTATCCAGGAAATATTAGATGCAATCATAGAACGTATACCAGCTCCAAAAGGTGATACTGAAGCACCATTGCAGGCACTAATATTCGATAGCGTATTCAATAGCTTCCGCGGTATCATCATCTACTACAGGATCATGAATGGTGTGCTGAAGAAAGGAGATAAGATCCGTTTTGCCAGCACTGGCCAGGATTATTTTGCCGATGAGGTGGGCGTACTGAAACTGACCATGACACCTAAAGACGAGGTTCGTGCAGGTGATGTGGGTTATGTGATCACCGGTATTAAAGTAGCCAAAGAGGTGAAGGTGGGTGATACAGTAACGCTTGCTAACAACCCTGCTGAAATGATCAAGGGTTTTGAGGAAGTGAAGCCAATGGTATTCGCCGGTATCTTCCCTGTAGAAACAGATGCATTTGAAGAATTGCGCGACTGTATGGACAAGCTACAGTTGAACGATGCTTCCCTCACTTTTGAATTAGAAACTTCACAGGCACTTGGTTTTGGTTTCCGATGCGGTTTCCTTGGAATGCTGCACATGGAGATCATACAGGAGCGATTGGAGCGTGAGTTTAATCAAACGGTTATTACCACAGTACCAAACGTTAGCTTCATTGCGCATACATCTAAGGGTGAAAAAATAGTGGTAAACAACCCGACAGAAATGCCGGATCCTACCAAGCTCGATATGATCGAGGAGCCGTTCATTCGTGCGCATATCGTAACGATGAGCGACTATATTGGTAACATTATGACGCTTTGTTTGGGTAAGCGTGGAATATTGATAAATCAAAGTTACCTGACGCCAACGCGTGTAGAACTAATCTTCGAAATGCCACTGACAGAGATCGTATTCGACTTCTACGATAAGCTGAAGAGCCAGACACGTGGATATGCTTCTTTCGATTACCACCCGATTGGCTATCGCGAAAGCGACATCGTGAAAATGGATATTCTTCTGAACGGTGATAAAGTGGATGCTCTGAGTGCACTGATCCACCGCAGCCGCTCACACGACTTTGGCCGCAAGCTTTGCGAAAAGCTGAAGGACCTGGTGCCGAAACAACAGTTCCAGATAGCTATTCAAGCTGCTATTGGTGCTAAGATTGTTGCCCGTGAAAACATCAGCGCTATGCGTAAGGATGTGACCGCGAAGTGTTATGGTGGTGACATCAGCCGTAAGCGTAAACTATTGGAAAAGCAGAAAGAAGGTAAGAAGCGCATGAAGCAAATCGGAAACGTAGAGGTACCACAGGAGGCATTTCTGGCGGTGTTGAAACTGGATTAA
- a CDS encoding D-sedoheptulose-7-phosphate isomerase, which translates to MNNIKELIAASIAVKQQVLENEELQAAVQTSVDAITTAFRNGNKVLFCGNGGSAADAQHLAAEFSGRFYKDRPALPAEALHCNTSYLTAVANDYSYDVIYARLIEGTGNPGDVLLGFSTSGNSANIVKAFEAARAKGMTTIGFTGSTGGIMKAYSHVLLNVPSNDTPRIQECHILLGHIICQLVEENLFN; encoded by the coding sequence ATGAATAACATAAAAGAATTAATAGCAGCATCTATAGCAGTAAAACAACAGGTACTGGAAAATGAGGAACTGCAGGCTGCTGTTCAAACATCTGTAGATGCTATCACTACAGCTTTCAGAAATGGAAATAAGGTTTTGTTTTGCGGTAATGGTGGCAGCGCTGCCGACGCTCAACATTTAGCAGCAGAATTTTCAGGTAGATTTTATAAAGACAGGCCAGCCTTACCGGCAGAAGCTTTGCATTGCAATACATCATATTTAACAGCAGTAGCCAACGACTACAGCTACGATGTTATTTATGCACGTTTGATAGAAGGAACCGGGAATCCGGGTGATGTGCTATTAGGCTTTAGCACTTCAGGTAATTCGGCCAACATAGTAAAAGCATTTGAAGCAGCCAGGGCAAAAGGAATGACTACGATTGGCTTTACCGGTAGTACCGGCGGAATAATGAAAGCTTATAGTCATGTTCTATTGAACGTTCCTTCCAATGATACACCACGTATACAGGAATGCCATATTTTGCTTGGGCACATCATCTGCCAACTGGTTGAGGAAAATCTTTTTAATTAA
- a CDS encoding nucleotidyltransferase family protein → MAETEAIILAGGLGTRLRSAVPDLPKCMAPVNGEPFLKYVLDYLLSQEIEHYIFALGYKHEAIEAYIQKAYPRLMYKVSLEEEPLGTGGAILQAMKMVKGKHALVTNGDTLFKGDVHYLLGYHKLSGSECSLALKPMNNFDRYGVVETDKDNRIINFKEKQYYEQGNINAGMYALHKKKFLQEDLPKKFSFEKDYLEALYHQRRMYGIVQHEYFIDIGIPEDYERAQHELQQ, encoded by the coding sequence ATGGCTGAAACAGAAGCAATCATATTAGCAGGTGGGTTAGGAACCAGATTAAGATCTGCCGTACCTGATCTTCCTAAATGTATGGCGCCTGTTAATGGTGAACCATTTCTGAAATATGTATTGGACTACTTGCTATCGCAGGAGATAGAACATTACATTTTTGCCTTAGGTTATAAACACGAAGCCATAGAAGCATATATACAGAAGGCCTATCCACGGCTGATGTATAAAGTTTCACTGGAAGAAGAGCCATTAGGAACAGGTGGTGCCATTTTACAAGCCATGAAAATGGTAAAAGGCAAACATGCACTTGTTACCAATGGAGACACACTTTTTAAAGGAGATGTACATTACCTGCTGGGTTACCACAAATTGAGTGGATCAGAGTGTAGCCTGGCGCTAAAACCAATGAACAACTTCGACAGGTATGGAGTAGTAGAAACGGACAAGGATAACAGGATCATCAATTTTAAGGAGAAACAGTACTACGAGCAAGGCAACATCAACGCTGGTATGTATGCACTGCACAAAAAGAAATTTTTACAAGAAGATCTTCCAAAGAAGTTCTCTTTTGAAAAAGATTACCTGGAAGCACTATACCACCAGCGCCGGATGTACGGCATTGTTCAACATGAATATTTCATAGACATAGGTATACCGGAAGATTACGAACGAGCACAACACGAACTACAGCAATGA
- a CDS encoding dehydrogenase, translating to MIYRSRAPLRIGLAGGGTDVSPYSDMYGGAILNATISLYAHASIEPIDENAIIIQAADRQEEQRFEWNNELPINGKLDLAKGVYNRIQKDYGLPLSGFRLSTFVDAPAGSGLGTSSTLVVAIIGAFAEMLRLPLGEYDIAHYAYEIERNDLQLAGGKQDQYAATFGGVNFMEFYEGDKVIVNPLRIKQQYLNELENNLILYFTSTSRESATIIQEQVKNVNQKNEKSIEAMHQLKEQARMMKEALLKGRLHEIGEILDFGFAQKRQMANNISNSSIEELYNAAKGAGATGGKISGAGGGGFMTFYCPDNCRYNVARALKEFGGEIKNYQFTQSGLNTWTA from the coding sequence ATGATCTACAGAAGCAGGGCGCCATTACGTATTGGATTGGCAGGTGGTGGTACGGACGTAAGCCCTTATAGTGACATGTATGGCGGGGCAATCCTGAATGCAACAATCTCTTTGTATGCACATGCAAGCATAGAACCCATTGATGAAAATGCTATCATCATCCAGGCTGCAGACCGGCAGGAAGAGCAGCGGTTTGAATGGAATAATGAACTGCCGATAAATGGTAAACTTGATCTTGCGAAAGGCGTGTACAACCGCATTCAAAAAGATTATGGGCTGCCGCTTTCTGGCTTCAGGCTTTCTACTTTTGTAGATGCACCTGCAGGTAGTGGTTTGGGAACTTCATCTACTTTGGTAGTGGCCATCATAGGTGCTTTTGCCGAAATGTTGCGCCTGCCACTTGGTGAATATGACATTGCACATTATGCCTATGAAATTGAAAGGAATGACCTGCAACTGGCGGGCGGAAAGCAAGATCAATATGCAGCTACTTTTGGTGGGGTAAACTTTATGGAATTTTATGAAGGCGATAAAGTGATTGTAAACCCGCTTCGCATAAAGCAGCAATACCTGAATGAACTGGAGAATAATCTTATTCTATATTTTACTTCTACCAGCCGCGAAAGTGCAACCATTATACAGGAACAGGTAAAGAACGTGAACCAGAAGAACGAAAAGAGTATTGAAGCCATGCACCAATTGAAGGAGCAGGCCCGCATGATGAAAGAAGCGCTATTGAAAGGCAGACTTCATGAGATTGGCGAGATACTGGATTTTGGTTTTGCGCAAAAGCGCCAGATGGCCAACAACATCAGCAATAGCAGTATTGAAGAATTATACAATGCTGCCAAAGGCGCAGGCGCTACTGGTGGCAAAATTAGTGGTGCAGGAGGTGGCGGTTTTATGACATTTTATTGTCCAGATAACTGCAGGTATAATGTGGCCAGGGCACTAAAGGAATTCGGAGGAGAAATAAAAAATTACCAGTTCACGCAGTCTGGATTGAACACGTGGACAGCGTAG
- a CDS encoding SMP-30/gluconolactonase/LRE family protein codes for MNYQVEVEYNAGAVLGEGALWHLSEKKVYWVDIEKCLLHIYDPATKENKSFSTNSKIGTVVPVTGGGALVALQKGLHFMDTTTGELKFFNDPIQDGNIRFNDGKCDPAGRFWVGTMHLETKPGVAKLYMLDHDLSVHSKLEGLSISNGITWSSDGRKMFFIDTPTKEVVMFDYDITSGNISNKKVVVTIPGDSGLPDGMTIDAEDKLWVALYGGGAICRFDPISGEMLQKVEVPAPKTTSCAFGGPDLKTLFITTATDGMDKEDLEKYPLSGSLFSVETEVAGVAASFFELRQD; via the coding sequence AGAAAAAAAGGTGTATTGGGTAGATATAGAAAAATGCCTGTTACACATATATGATCCCGCGACCAAGGAAAACAAAAGTTTTTCTACAAATTCTAAGATAGGTACGGTGGTACCTGTAACTGGTGGCGGTGCACTTGTAGCATTACAAAAAGGTCTTCATTTCATGGATACTACAACTGGTGAATTGAAGTTCTTTAATGATCCGATACAGGATGGCAATATCAGGTTCAACGATGGTAAGTGTGACCCGGCGGGTAGGTTTTGGGTTGGAACCATGCATCTTGAAACCAAACCCGGTGTTGCGAAACTGTATATGCTTGATCATGATCTTTCTGTTCATTCTAAACTTGAAGGATTATCTATTTCTAATGGAATTACCTGGTCAAGTGATGGGAGGAAAATGTTTTTCATTGATACACCTACCAAAGAGGTGGTGATGTTTGATTACGACATCACCTCCGGTAACATCAGCAACAAAAAAGTAGTAGTAACCATTCCAGGTGATTCAGGTTTGCCTGATGGAATGACCATAGATGCCGAAGATAAATTGTGGGTTGCCTTGTATGGAGGTGGAGCTATATGCAGGTTTGATCCCATCTCTGGTGAGATGCTGCAAAAAGTGGAAGTGCCGGCGCCTAAAACTACTTCTTGTGCATTTGGCGGACCGGATCTTAAAACGCTCTTCATTACGACTGCAACAGACGGTATGGATAAAGAAGACCTGGAGAAGTACCCGCTAAGTGGAAGCCTTTTTTCTGTTGAGACAGAAGTAGCCGGGGTAGCTGCAAGTTTTTTTGAACTAAGGCAGGACTAG
- a CDS encoding glycosyltransferase has product MAKVVIIGPAHPLRGGLASYNERLARQFLAEGHDASIYTFSLQYPGFLFPGTTQYSSEPAPTDINIKVRINSVNPLNWIKVGNQLKRERPDVIVVRYWLPFMGPCLGTILRIAKSNKHTKVVCIADNIKPHEKRPGDVAFTKYFVKSVDAFITMSEKVLADLKAFSLKPAKHVVHPLYDNFGEGVDKIEARKKLSLPEDDKIILFFGFIRQYKGLDLLLQAMADAGIRSSGIKLLVAGEFYEDRKQYDEQIAQLGIAANLILRTDFIADSEVRYYLSAADFVIQPYRNATQSGVTPLAYHFEKPMLVTNVGALPDMVPDGKVGVVCSPDPASIATHILKLYELGESHFLPHLRAEKKKYSWNNITSAIFSLAGK; this is encoded by the coding sequence TTGGCTAAAGTTGTTATCATAGGTCCTGCACACCCGCTTCGCGGTGGTCTTGCTTCGTACAATGAAAGACTTGCAAGGCAATTCTTAGCCGAAGGCCATGATGCATCTATCTATACATTCTCGTTACAATATCCCGGGTTTCTCTTTCCCGGTACTACGCAGTATTCATCAGAACCTGCTCCTACTGATATCAACATCAAAGTCAGGATCAACTCTGTAAACCCGCTTAACTGGATCAAGGTAGGAAACCAGCTAAAGCGTGAACGACCAGATGTGATTGTTGTGAGGTATTGGCTTCCGTTTATGGGTCCTTGTTTAGGAACTATATTACGAATAGCAAAAAGCAACAAACACACAAAGGTGGTTTGCATAGCTGATAATATAAAGCCACACGAGAAGCGGCCGGGTGATGTTGCATTCACCAAATACTTTGTAAAGTCGGTTGATGCATTCATCACCATGAGTGAAAAAGTACTGGCTGATCTTAAAGCGTTTTCATTGAAGCCGGCAAAACATGTTGTGCATCCCTTGTACGATAATTTTGGTGAAGGTGTTGATAAGATAGAAGCACGCAAGAAGTTAAGCCTGCCTGAAGATGATAAGATCATTTTATTCTTTGGTTTCATCCGTCAGTACAAAGGGCTTGACCTGCTGCTACAAGCTATGGCCGATGCAGGAATAAGGTCATCTGGAATAAAACTGCTGGTAGCCGGTGAATTTTATGAAGACAGGAAACAGTATGATGAACAAATAGCACAATTAGGTATAGCAGCCAACCTGATCTTAAGAACAGATTTCATAGCAGACAGTGAAGTGCGGTATTATTTAAGCGCTGCTGATTTTGTTATTCAGCCTTACAGGAATGCCACGCAAAGTGGTGTTACACCACTCGCCTATCACTTTGAAAAACCTATGTTGGTAACCAATGTAGGCGCTCTTCCCGATATGGTTCCTGATGGAAAAGTTGGAGTGGTTTGTTCACCCGATCCTGCCTCTATTGCCACTCATATTCTCAAGCTGTACGAATTAGGTGAAAGTCATTTTTTACCCCATCTTCGCGCAGAAAAAAAGAAGTACAGCTGGAACAATATTACCTCGGCTATCTTCAGTTTAGCAGGCAAATAA
- a CDS encoding glycosyltransferase family 2 protein: protein MDVSIVVPLFNEDESLPELCAWVERVVTANNLTYEIILIDDGSTDDSWDVIERLVITNSHIRGIKFQRNYGKSAALNEGFKAAQGDVVITMDADMQDSPDEIPELRRMIVEDGYDLVSGWKKKRYDPLTKTIPTKFFNGVTRRTSGIQLHDFNCGLKAYKKKVIKSIEVYGEMHRYIPVIAKWAGFRKIGEKVVEHRARKYGTTKFGWERFINGFLDLATITFVSKFGKRPMHFFGLYGTLSFLIGTLMIIYLVIAKIVSTDFSLTNRPSFYIAMTTMIIGMQLFLAGFVAELVGRNSPERNNYLVEKKLGI, encoded by the coding sequence ATGGATGTTTCAATAGTTGTTCCATTATTCAATGAAGACGAGTCGCTGCCCGAGCTGTGTGCTTGGGTAGAAAGGGTTGTTACAGCCAACAATCTCACTTACGAGATCATCCTGATAGATGACGGCAGCACCGATGATAGTTGGGATGTTATTGAGCGCCTGGTTATCACTAACAGTCACATCAGGGGAATAAAATTTCAACGTAACTATGGCAAGTCTGCAGCATTGAATGAAGGTTTTAAGGCTGCCCAAGGCGATGTAGTTATTACCATGGATGCTGACATGCAGGATTCACCTGATGAGATACCTGAACTGCGCCGTATGATAGTGGAAGATGGCTATGACCTGGTGAGCGGCTGGAAAAAGAAAAGGTATGATCCGCTTACAAAGACCATCCCCACCAAGTTCTTCAATGGTGTTACCCGCCGTACCAGTGGCATTCAGCTACACGATTTTAATTGCGGCCTGAAAGCATACAAGAAAAAAGTTATCAAGAGTATTGAAGTATATGGTGAAATGCATCGCTATATACCTGTAATAGCCAAATGGGCTGGCTTTAGAAAAATAGGTGAAAAAGTAGTGGAGCACAGGGCTCGAAAATATGGTACAACCAAGTTTGGCTGGGAACGTTTCATCAATGGCTTCCTGGATCTTGCTACTATCACTTTTGTAAGCAAGTTTGGAAAACGCCCCATGCACTTCTTTGGATTGTATGGTACATTATCCTTCCTCATTGGTACATTGATGATCATCTACCTGGTGATAGCGAAGATTGTTTCCACTGACTTCTCACTTACAAACCGCCCTTCATTTTATATAGCTATGACAACAATGATCATAGGTATGCAATTGTTTCTTGCTGGCTTTGTAGCCGAACTTGTTGGAAGAAATTCACCAGAGAGAAATAATTACCTGGTTGAAAAAAAGCTGGGCATATAA
- a CDS encoding ArnT family glycosyltransferase, which yields MVNYNFSIKYFKGQRLLLLAFLLLHTLASFYYISKQNITFDEPSYIEYSKRWLHGKPERIHNLDDSKSPVTAISWLPRIVKQFINPNYQLNDYGRSDQESGRYMMILFSFLAALYVYLWCRELYGVKGWVLPLLMLLFDPLYLAYSTLITTDLACGAFLVALLYHVRQYLLTKSKLHFLSSALFTGIALVTKQNMLFLVGLLPLLLFFFYVKTDVKLSLKNGILQSVLFTVIVLFVINIAFYFTGTFKSFGSYHFVSNSFQSIQQQLAILHWLPVPVPGSYVQSIDMLQRQAELGGGLEASSYKGVYLLGEYKSNGGFWYYYLVLLFFKMPIGTMVIILISSVLLVKYFNWQSFRKQYQFLIVPILYYLIILSFFNKFQIGIRHLLLVYPLLFVGIGYVFYRFTFLLKPVRILVVVSVLFTFVSVASYYPDLIPYTNEFVADKKKVYKKIYDSSIDYGQADSALTALQKADPSLLPASPVPAVGKYALLMGEVLDHDLRDKPVYPWYQKLEPDSLVRHVILIYNIKEEDLRKAGLLK from the coding sequence ATGGTTAATTATAACTTCAGCATAAAATACTTCAAAGGTCAACGGTTGTTACTGTTGGCCTTTTTGCTGTTACATACGCTTGCTTCATTTTACTATATCTCCAAGCAGAACATAACCTTTGATGAGCCTAGCTATATAGAGTATTCAAAGCGGTGGCTGCATGGAAAACCGGAAAGGATACATAACCTAGATGATAGTAAATCGCCGGTAACTGCCATCAGCTGGCTACCGCGCATTGTTAAGCAGTTCATCAATCCAAACTACCAGCTAAACGATTATGGCAGAAGCGACCAGGAATCTGGCCGGTATATGATGATCTTGTTTTCGTTTTTAGCAGCCTTGTATGTGTACCTGTGGTGCAGGGAATTGTATGGCGTAAAAGGATGGGTGCTGCCACTTCTCATGCTGCTTTTCGATCCACTGTACTTAGCATATAGTACGCTCATCACTACCGACCTTGCCTGCGGTGCTTTCCTTGTAGCGCTGCTGTATCACGTGCGGCAGTACCTGTTGACAAAATCAAAACTTCATTTTTTATCAAGTGCACTTTTTACAGGCATTGCATTGGTGACAAAACAAAACATGTTGTTCCTGGTAGGGCTGCTGCCGTTACTGTTGTTCTTTTTTTATGTAAAAACTGACGTAAAGCTGAGCCTCAAGAATGGCATTTTGCAATCAGTTTTATTTACTGTCATTGTCTTGTTTGTTATCAATATTGCCTTCTATTTTACTGGAACATTTAAATCTTTTGGCTCCTACCATTTTGTGAGCAATAGCTTCCAAAGCATACAACAGCAGCTAGCCATTCTGCATTGGTTACCGGTACCTGTACCGGGAAGTTATGTACAGTCCATAGATATGCTGCAGCGGCAGGCGGAGTTAGGCGGAGGATTGGAAGCCAGCAGTTATAAGGGTGTTTACCTGTTAGGCGAGTATAAGAGCAATGGCGGCTTCTGGTATTACTACCTGGTCCTGTTATTTTTTAAAATGCCTATTGGCACAATGGTAATCATTCTAATTAGCAGCGTTTTGTTGGTGAAGTATTTCAACTGGCAAAGCTTCCGAAAGCAATACCAGTTTCTCATCGTACCAATCCTATACTACCTGATTATTCTTAGTTTCTTCAATAAGTTCCAGATAGGCATCAGGCACTTGTTGTTGGTATACCCGCTGCTGTTTGTAGGAATAGGGTATGTGTTTTACAGGTTTACTTTTTTACTAAAACCCGTAAGGATACTGGTTGTAGTTTCAGTGCTGTTTACGTTTGTTTCTGTTGCTTCTTATTATCCTGATCTTATTCCGTACACCAATGAGTTTGTTGCTGATAAAAAAAAGGTGTACAAAAAGATATATGACTCCAGCATCGATTATGGGCAAGCAGACTCTGCCTTAACGGCCTTACAAAAAGCTGATCCATCTTTACTACCTGCTTCTCCTGTGCCCGCAGTAGGAAAATATGCGCTGTTAATGGGAGAGGTGTTAGACCATGATCTTCGTGATAAGCCTGTTTATCCATGGTACCAAAAGCTTGAGCCTGATAGCCTGGTGCGGCATGTAATTCTTATTTACAATATAAAAGAAGAAGACCTGCGCAAGGCAGGTCTTCTGAAATAG